One window of the Bos mutus isolate GX-2022 chromosome X, NWIPB_WYAK_1.1, whole genome shotgun sequence genome contains the following:
- the DGAT2L6 gene encoding diacylglycerol O-acyltransferase 2-like protein 6, whose translation MAMAFLSQLNLQEILQTLSVLQWMPVYVFLGAIPIILIPYFLVFTKFWMVSVLALAWLAYDWNTHSQGGRRSAWVRNWTIWKYFQNYFPIKLVKTHDLSPRHNYIIASHPHGVLPYGTFINFATETTGFARIFPGITPYVATLEGIFWIPIVREYVMSMGVCPVSELALKYLLTQKGSGNAVVIMVGGGAEALLCHPGATTVLLKQRKGFVKVALETGAYLVPSYSFGQNEVHNQETFPEGTWKRFFQKALQDTLKKLLRLSVCTFHGRGLTRGSWGFLPFNHPITTVVGEPLPIPRIKKPNEETVDKYHALYINALQKLFDEHKVQYGLSETQELTVI comes from the exons GAGCTATTCCTATTATCCTTATACCCTACTTTCTGGTGTTCACTAAGTTCTGGATGGTGTCTGTGCTCGCCTTAGCCTGGCTCGCCTATGACTGGAACACCCACAGTCAAG GTGGTAGACGTTCAGCTTGGGTACGAAACTGGACAATctggaaatatttccaaaattacTTCCCAATAAAG CTGGTGAAGACTCATGACCTCTCTCCCAGACACAACTATATCATTGCCAGCCACCCCCATGGCGTACTCCCTTATGGTACCTTCATCAACTTTGCCACTGAGACCACTGGCTTTGCTCGGATTTTCCCAGGCATCACTCCTTATGTAGCGACCTTGgaagggatcttctggatcccAATTGTGCGAGAATATGTGATGTCAATGG GTGTGTGCCCAGTGAGTGAGTTGGCCTTGAAGTATTTGCTGACCCAGAAAGGCTCAGGCAATGCTGTGGTTATTATGGTGGGTGGAGGTGCTGAAGCCCTCTTGTGCCACCCAGGAGCCACTACTGTCCTCCTTAAACAGCGTAAAGGTTTTGTGAAGGTGGCACTGGAGACAGG AGCATACCTTGTCCCTTCCTATTCCTTTGGACAGAATGAAGTTCACAATCAAGAGACCTTCCCTGAGGGCACATGGAAAAGGTTCTTCCAAAAAGCCCTCCAGGACACGTTGAAAAAACTCCTGAGACTAAGTGTCTGTACCTTCCATGGACGGGGCCTCACTCGAGGATCCTGGGGATTCCTGCCTTTCAATCATCCCATTACCACAGTTG TTGGGGAGCCCCTGCCAATTCCCAGGATAAAGAAGCCAAACGAGGAGACAGTGGACAAGTACCATGCACTCTACATCAATGCCCTCCAGAAGCTGTTTGATGAGCACAAAGTTCAGTATGGTCTGTCTGAGACCCAGGAGCTGACAGTCATCTAA